AAGCGCCGCGACCGAAAACAGGATAGCCAGGCGTCGGATCATGCGAAGACCTTTCGGCAGAAGTCCAGGAACTGCCCCATGATGAGCCCCGTCGCGCCCCAGATCACGTGCGAGCGCCAGTAGAAAAAGTACATCGTGATCGGCACGCCGTTGAATTCGGAGTCCTCCGTGCGGCAGATCGACGGATCGAGAAGGTCGACGATGGGGATTTCGAGAATGTTCGCCGTCTCGCGCTCGTTCGGCACGAGCGTCACCGGCTCGTCGATCCAGCCGACAAACGGGATCACGCGATAGTCGGAGATCGTGTAGATGTCGTCGAGGCGCCCGACGATGCGCACGGCCGACGGCGCAAGGCCGATCTCCTCGTGCGCCTC
The nucleotide sequence above comes from bacterium. Encoded proteins:
- a CDS encoding CoA pyrophosphatase, coding for MIREEDLKTLLETHARRELDLCEFKPASVLIPILAHGGAPRVVVTVRTGEVEHHKHQISFPGGRRDEGETDEEAALREAHEEIGLAPSAVRIVGRLDDIYTISDYRVIPFVGWIDEPVTLVPNERETANILEIPIVDLLDPSICRTEDSEFNGVPITMYFFYWRSHVIWGATGLIMGQFLDFCRKVFA